From Natranaerovirga hydrolytica, the proteins below share one genomic window:
- the pduB gene encoding propanediol utilization microcompartment protein PduB — translation MDQKLIEKVMKQVSEEMGLKNEPKETCAQQSPGVTEFVGTAMGDTIGLVIANVDPMLTESMNLGKYRSIGIIGGRVGAGPQIMAVDDAVKATNTEVISVELPRDTKGGAGHGSLIYIGASDVSDARRAVEISLASLDKYFGDVYGNDAGHLEFQYTARASYCLEKTFGTPLGKAFGMVCAGPAAIATVLADVAVKSANVEVVGYSSPSQGTSNSNEVILTMTGDSGAVRQAVRAAREVGIKLLGTLGDEPKSSTQPYI, via the coding sequence ATGGATCAGAAATTAATTGAAAAAGTTATGAAACAGGTTTCTGAAGAAATGGGTCTGAAAAACGAGCCAAAAGAAACTTGTGCACAGCAATCACCGGGTGTAACAGAATTTGTTGGAACAGCAATGGGAGATACCATTGGCTTGGTGATAGCCAATGTAGATCCAATGTTAACAGAGTCTATGAACTTAGGTAAATACCGTTCTATTGGAATTATAGGTGGAAGGGTTGGAGCAGGTCCACAGATTATGGCAGTAGACGACGCAGTAAAAGCAACCAATACAGAAGTTATATCTGTAGAATTACCAAGAGATACAAAAGGTGGCGCAGGACACGGTAGTTTGATTTATATCGGTGCTAGCGATGTATCAGATGCAAGAAGAGCAGTAGAGATTAGTTTAGCAAGTTTAGATAAATATTTTGGAGATGTGTATGGAAATGATGCAGGGCATTTAGAATTCCAATATACAGCAAGAGCAAGTTATTGTTTAGAAAAAACATTTGGCACACCATTAGGCAAAGCATTTGGGATGGTATGTGCAGGGCCAGCTGCTATTGCAACAGTATTAGCAGATGTGGCAGTCAAGTCAGCCAATGTAGAAGTTGTGGGATACAGCTCACCCAGTCAAGGTACCAGTAATTCAAATGAAGTTATCTTAACAATGACAGGTGATTCAGGCGCAGTTAGACAGGCGGTTAGAGCGGCAAGAGAAGTTGGAATAAAATTATTAGGTACATTAGGCGACGAGCCTAAGTCCTCAACACAACCCTATATTTAA
- the pduA gene encoding propanediol utilization microcompartment protein PduA: MNADALGMIETKGLVGAIEAADAMVKASNVTLVGYEKIGSGLVTVMVRGDVGAVKAATDAGAASARNVGEVVSIHVIPRPHMDTEKILPKMTGK; encoded by the coding sequence ATGAACGCAGATGCATTAGGTATGATAGAAACAAAAGGATTAGTAGGTGCTATTGAAGCAGCAGATGCAATGGTAAAAGCCTCTAATGTAACATTAGTTGGCTATGAAAAAATAGGATCAGGACTCGTAACCGTTATGGTTAGAGGTGACGTAGGGGCTGTAAAAGCGGCTACAGATGCAGGTGCAGCTTCTGCTAGAAATGTAGGAGAAGTGGTTTCAATACACGTGATTCCACGTCCACATATGGATACAGAAAAAATTCTTCCAAAAATGACTGGAAAATAA